Genomic DNA from Schistocerca serialis cubense isolate TAMUIC-IGC-003099 chromosome 5, iqSchSeri2.2, whole genome shotgun sequence:
AAGTACCTTCAGCCatgtatttcacagtggtttgtattGATGCAAATTTCGACGTAGATAACCTACCTCTCCGATTCGTAGAATCCAAAGTAAAATGGCAACGAGTTGTGAAACGATCGCTAGCACTACCTCAgtactgcgcggggtagccgcttggtctgaggcatcttgtcacagGTATCGCGGCTcctccccgccggaggttcgaatcctccctcggacatgtgagACGCATTGCGtctcggggttgcgtagacaagagctttcaaatgccccaaaaatgaaagtcaagagggttgaggtcaggagagcgtggaggccatggaattggtccgcctctgccaatccctctgtggtgtcaccgccagacaccacacttgctaggtggtagcctttaaatcggccgcggtccgttagtatacgtcggacccgcgtgtcgccactgtcagttattgcagaccgagcgccgccacacggcaggtctagagagacgtcctagcactcgccccagttgtacagacgactttgctagcgatgctacactgacaaatacgctctcatttgccgagacgatagttggcatagccttcagctacgtcatttgctacgacctagcaaggcgccattaccagtttatattgagattgtaattatgtatcatcaagagcgatgttctccaattatggattaaagttaagtattccagccgctacgttcttttcttcatagtataactcctttaactgttccagacctcacgccagtctgcttgagattaaacgcgtgcatttcggcctcctctagcaaaacggtgttggctcttctgccaacacatcaccatTCGTCatcgaatttgttgttgagaagcgtacgaacacttcgactgaaatgtgcaggagctccatcgtgcatgaaccacatgttgtgtcgtacttgtaaaggcaccgaagtcaacattaccttccttcaattgggccaactggcggtgaatcgaggaagtacagtacatactcacgaaactaaattgagctctaacatggaaattaagcgtttccagacacttgtccacataacatcctttttttatttgtgtgtgaggaatgtttcctgaaagtttggccgtaccattttgtaacaccctgtataacttacaGAATCATCAAAGACGTTTTAAGTGACTGGAATCTGCAGGTATAACTGAGGGTCCCTTCACCCAGGCGGTTTTTGTACCCATAACACGGACTATCTGTCAGGTGGTAGAGCCATATTAATAAACTGCTTAAGCTTTCCATTTTGGATGGTATAGCCAGAAGATAGTCACAATATCATCTCTGACTTAACTATTATATTTATACTGTTGTTTATCTTTTCTCTCTCAATGACACAAAATAACTGTATTATTCGATATTAGATTGTCAGGTACAATGTGTTTTACGTAAGTTCTTACACAAATCTGTTTCAGTTGTCTCAGGAGATGCTTATGaccaacaacacaaaacaaaatatatttcttCCACAGACGTTCGCGGTAGCAGCAGTGAACACGGTGCTCGATTGGAATTACACGACAGAGGTGCAGGAGCAGGCGTGCCTCAGTACAGGAGGCGTCTGCAGCTGGCCGCGGGGCAAAATGGTGGCCGGCACCGGCGCCATGCAGGGCATGATGTACACACGAGGCCACCGAAGCATCTACGACGGTTGGGAAGCGGCTGGTAACGAGGGCTGGGGCTACGACGACGTGCTGCCGTACTTCATAAAAGCGGAGAACAACCTGGAGGCCGACGAGATGGACGAAGGTTACCACGGCACGGGAGGACCGCTCGTGGTGCAGCGCTTCGCCAGCCATCCGCAGATCGCTGAGACCATCGTGGAGGCGGGAATAGAGCTCGGCTACCGCACGGGAGACCTCTGCGGCAGCAACCAGACGGGCGTCGCCATAGCGCAGATGATGGTGAAAGACAGTCTACGAGGCAGCACACCCGCGCTCTACCTAAGGCCTGCTGCAGCCAGCAACCCAAATCTGCACGTTGGAATAAATGCTCACGTTACCAGAGTTCTCATCGATCCTGACACCCTTACTGCGACTGGCGTGGAGTTTCTCGACGAGAACAACAACCTACACACTGTACGAGCAAACAACGAAGTCATCCTGAGTGCCGGCGCCATAGGCTCTCCTCAGTTACTCATGCTTTCTGGTGTCGGGCCACAGGCAGACCTCGAGGATGTCGGCATAACGTCGCTGAAGAACTTGTCTGTTGGACAGAATCTACACAATCACGTGTCAGGTTATGTGGCTTTCTACATCAACAATACTTCGTACGAATCTCTGACGACAGAAGTGCTCAACGAATTCGTCACCAATCGCACTGGCCCCATGTCAGGTACAGGTCTGACACAGACAACTGGCTTCATGCTTTCCAAGTACGCAACTGATGGCGTGCCCGACCTGCAGATCTTCTTCGACGGTTTCAATGCGGCTTGCTCTCGCTCAGGCTTAGCGGAGGAATGCACCAGTGGAGAGGTTAACGTGGACTGTGGCCGCCGATATATCGACGCGCGACCGACCAACATCATGCCACGTAGCAAGGGCTACATGAAACTACGCAGCTCGAACCCTCTCGACTACCCGCTCTTCTATCCCAACTACCTCTCTGAGCAGATCGATGTGGACATACTGGTCGAGGGCATCAAACTGGTGATCAACATGACACGGACGGAGGCAATGCAACGCTGGGGCTTCGAGCTGGACACGACGGTGACGGCCGGCTGCGAGGCCTACGAGTTCGCGTCAGACGAGTACTGGGCGTGCGTGGTGCGCTACAGCACCGGCGCCGAGAACCACCAGGGAGGCACCTGCAAGATGGGGCCCGCCACCGACGACTCCGCCGTCGTAGACCCGCGCTTCCGGGTGCACGGCGTGGCTGGGCTGCGCGTCGTCGACGCTTCCGTCTTCCCGTACATACCCAACTCCAACCCCATCTCGTCCATCGTCATGTTGGCCGAGAGGGCGGCCGATTTCATCAAGGAAGACTGGCCCGAGGAATCTGCCTGAAGCACGCTCGAGATGGACACGAACATTTACCGCAGACTGCTTTGAAATGGTAGACTAATTCGATATTAGTGGCTCCCTGCGCTTTCAAGATACGTAAAGGTACAGAACTCACTTTAAGAGTACATGAAATTTGTGGTGGAATGACCTCAACTCCATAATTTTTCGTAACATTTCTGCATCTGATTCGTTTATTCTTTCCCTGTATGGCATTAACACTGCCATATTTCCTTATTTCTCCGTTTTATCTCTTTTTAATGCAAACAACTCTTGGTAACATTGTTCTTGCTTTTTCTAATTTATTATTCAATATGACCTTTCCAAACCGTCACAGTTTTTGTGAGTTTTAGGAAGagatgtcactgatgtagtaagaatTTTACTCTACGAGTAAAATATTACTTAACTtgtaaatattgtagcactttttcaCTCACTTTGATTGATTCATTTTGTATTTTGAAACATTAATAAATAACATTTATAAGTAATATCTTGTTGTTTTTTATACATCTTTATGTTGAATCACAATACATGAAATGCCTACAACATAGTTCACATTGCAACTCTTTAACGTTGCCATACATTTCTGAGTGAGATAAATATTAGTAATTTATTACCCTGTTTACGTTAACCTCTCCAATTAAGACCTGTCCTCGTTATACACCGTCTGAAGGCTTCTTTCATTTCGTCTTTGGTAATCACTCTTTCACATATGTGTCGTCCAATCGACAACAGTCGACTACAAACTCAAAACTTATAGCCTAATTTATTTGTAGATCCCTCTGAAAATGATTACCAAAAGTCTTTCGTTGTTGCAACCACTTGACTACCAAGTAACCTGCTTCGTAATTGAAGAGGAGCTGCTGATTTTGACTTCCAAAAATACACTGATGGGTTCCctgtttttgcttgttttttcatttTGTCTGTCGAAACTTTAATGTCGATCTGCATAAAAAGAGTCATGTGTGTGGGCTCCGTTCTATGTAACTTACCTAAAATTTGTCGTTTTACATGGAACTTTTGGGTTTTACAAAACAAGAGTAGTTACAAACAGGAATGAAGTGGTGTCATACTGCAACTTATCCTTAGTTATATGTATCATTTTAATGTTGTTTGGTCTTGGTCAACAAAACATTAAGCCATAAATGATACAGGTATGGCATAAAATAAATATGAGCTAAACTACCACTTAAAACACAGAATGCTTACAATTCTACACATTAACATGACAGTTACAATTTATTGTTCACAATCCATTGCAAATGAATAATAATAACAGATTAATATGATACAGTCACAGATGAATGTACACTGTGAAAACACACCTCAAAAATACACATTATTTTCGTCAACTGTCGGTGCATTGGAGAGATTCGGTGGAAGTCGGCTGTCATTCACTTACAGTTTATCTATAACTCATCTCTGCGTGCACTGTGCTTTTTCAAATGAGAATAATATTGCTAATATCTCCCGGCGTATGTCTGTCGCAGTATAACAAATGAATCCTGTGCACATGGACTGGGAAACTGTCACGAATGACTCTCATCCTGATAATACTGGATAATCCCTTTTTGTGGCAGTTATAAGAAGCAAGCCATGGCTGTGGTGGTATTGCAGATCATATATCTGTGCAATGTTTTCTCTTCAAGCTGGATGTAAAGTTCCCTTCTTCTTGCCACTCAGACTGCTCTCTCCTTTACAAGGCGATTAAATTCTTAAACAAGTGTTCAACATTCAGTAGCAACCCGTTGACAGTAGCCTACTTAACGAGTTCATAAGCCAGTTCATTACCTTCGATATATCCTAAGAGATAAAAGTTAAAATCGTAGTCCTGAAAACGCTCACATTTCGACACTTGGACTTTCATTTATCTTTGCTCGCACTTATAACTGTGTCTTTAGTAAGCCACAACATATGCGAGAACCTGATCCCATTGACTCGCACTTTGTGTTATCTAATTTAGCAGCTTTCCCTCAGaggactgtccgcagctcgtggtcgtgcggtagcgttctcgcttcccgcgcccgggtttccgggttcgattcccggcggggtcagggattttctctgcctcgtgatgactaggtgttgtgtgatgtccttaggttagttaggtttaagtagttctaagttctaggggactgatgaccatagatgttaagtcccatagtgctcagagccatctgaaccatttgaactcagagGACTATGTCTGCACCGAGGTGGTGCAGCTAGTGCTGGGGACCGAAGTGGGACTTTACTGACACTATTCTACACCACAAGCCCAAGTCAGCGACAGCTGTGTAATGGAAATTTTATTCGTTGATGATCTAGGGAAATAAAGACGACTGTCGGTATGCTAGTTAATAAGCCCGAATTTCTGTGATTTGCCGTCAGGATTACTGCGTGCGACGTATATGGTGGAATTCAATGTTTCCGGTTCCTTTTGAGAAAGGTTATAccgaaattttaaaaataagtCTTTCACGATGCGGCACACCTTGTCAGCAGTTTACTTATTCTGGGGGCAGGGTCGAAATCAGGTAGCAACAATGTAGAAATTCCGTCCTGTGACATAGATTTCCGTTTCTCTCAGTTTGCCTCCAAGGCCTCACATGCCATCCTTCCCGATATCCTCGTTCACTTTGCTGTTCTTGACAATTCTCAAACATGAAACTGACACCACAATCTTTGTTTTTATTACTTTAGCATTTCACCGCTGTCATCCCATCTAATTTGTGGCGCTGATGAGAAAAGGGAGCAACGAGCAACATTATGCACAACTCTCAATCAACTGACTTCAAACGTACTTCCAGTTCTACAATAACTTTCTATTCACTCTGAATTTATTAAGATGAGTCTCATCTCACAACCCAAATGGCAGTTAATACGCATGCATTAGAGTGTATCTGCCTTTAAAATTCTAATTACCCACAATAAATAGTATTTTCGCATATGAACTAGCACTTTTGtcatttcattctgtagatcgttAGCTTCGTATGGATTGCGGAAGCGGTATCTTCTGCCTGTTACCGTCTTCCCTACCATCATTAAAATGACCTCACCTGATAGTCTCCTGCTCCCTGGACCGTGGTAGCATCAGGCTCCTTCACGTCTAGCAGGAATTGCAATTGTCGATTAAtattgaaacgcccccttagaacaattatgcacggctgtgcttaaactgacacacaatattttagcgcaacgcaatctgactatcaaagatccctgcaaaagaatggccctgagtaacattaaactatacctttcagaaattacttacctcacaaaaatcttcattagtcgcactactgcaatacagcgagcgccagctaaataaaagattcaaactacggaaggcactaactactgatagggatagttagcaaatgaaagatattaatagagaacaaacactgtatttaccttaatagtcataatatatacagcagttcatgacaaattacaaaactccgccatgtctgtccccacatccaccactgctggcggctcacctccaactgcgcaacgctacatgctgttcacatccagctgcccaatactacaatggcgagtattacaacaatgcaaagcagccacagactgcacacagcacagccagtgattttcatacagaggtggcgttaccaataaaaaaacctaaacagcctacttacatagccccaatgctccccacaaaaaattttacaaattggtttgggcagtggccaatacagatttaaaaaaaattttcataattacaataacaaagaaatcaaatgcacacacttattgatacaatgttggtcaaaagctaaaattttctcacagtccataaagatagtcctgatcattcatcataatagtaattacagttttttttttcacaaagtcccattagtaaaaaaaaattgcacacagaagtagtggatttccatgcagtcttgaagaagtagtgttgtccttccaacggaaagacagtgctgactcttgacatgcatacaggtaatgggccacaacagagcaaacccacagcagagtcaatcgaagttttgaagagtattggtaggtcatcacagaacagacccactgtagtcctggtagagattacggtatttgtgggccaccagaggtgcagacccactgcagtccttgtagaaatggccagcagccatctgttgcgactgtgcaggtgcacaatcaccatcgaagagtcttgcagagaatatagcaagtccataaaccaccacttgtgcactcacaaagtgtttggaattgtccttagaaccagcaatgctgttatccagtcccttgctcaagtagtaacacatgtgcaaacactaacagtccctacttctcacatattgtccatatactatgaccaacagaaacgtgtgcagtgaaatgtaacttacaagttaataatatgatgaactggtgacaattacaattttataacacaagaatacaattacaaagatacagaaaacatcattaaaaacataataatacagataacatttgtagtaatacaaactttacaaaagaatagaaataaacatacacatcaatgttacaggaattatgacatgagtacatacataaaagatcagagtaactttcggaacatcaacttcacacatgagcattaaaacaaaacagaataaataatgtctaaacatctttacaagataaataacatagtatttgaaaaattctacaacataaatcttattagctaaacacttaaagacaggaaaaagacaaatacacaatggtacatacacacatagcaaaataatacaaaaggaaaggacagggtttgttttactgcagtattttgcatggagatctcctttggttcatcattattcccaaaagtcctatctatacctgatttctgtactttttttcgtataacttctcaatgcattttttttctattgtccatagtcagtttcttatgtagtcttccccctcttaagctatcttaaaactactgagctcagatgctaaactaagggacgaggcaatgcagcagcacaaaacaattaacacacacagcaatgatcaaaaatacaaatggcgaagcaagcagcataaattacaactaatataaggcaatgagcagcaaacaagaaaaataaaccagtagtaaactggcttagcagagtaacacaaattaaaattcagtagcactatgcctggcaaacagcagaagcaagtgatataactagtacctaaacatgacaaagctcaaacagaaaaaaatttacactaaagacaacaatgcagataagggaaatgtctattcacatcttaatgtctatgtaataaaAGTTGTGCACCaccagaagttattctaccaaaaaagttaccaagtacttgaaaagaaaattatgaatgcagttcctgtgaaggtaaatgtctttttgtgctccctcatttttttttgaaaaaattattatttactcgatctgtagacagaaaatatttatattagtacatctataaaattttattttaaccaatgctgcagtgcagctagaaactagatattaaacaaaatgagtaaataaatgcataaaggcaagccatatggcatttctctcaattagcaagacaatagcctTGAAATGTTTctccgtttcattaggcattttagtaaatatcataaattaagagctccacagtgtaatcatgtttccaagtttgacggtgtcgtatttacgatgctttctacaaaggaatgtcgatagcgaggataatggcctcccttttttttccccacctaatggctttcttttgtcagacgtctacctctcagctgggcgcccaaaacgcattacgccaaggtcacttacctatcttgctgaaatatttacgacggcagtttctgctacagtgacagtctcccataaaaatatttcacaagtcaagaatttgggttacaaatctgtagaaacaaaatcctataaatataacagcgtccaaaaaattttcgccagcattgtgatacattcacgcatatacacacatttcataactcttaaagtatgattcttggtttccaacaacctttctcacaaatcagcgtccctaaccactactcattattccttaccttattcgttgacacttcttcaatatttcatcataacagatgcgtagcatattcaaataactcatatagcatcagcttattgatcttaaccataccgcaacagcataatacacatagtcatcctaataataacatcataacacctcagtcaactctcaaaatcgtcgtaacttcctccaataatttctaagcctaaaaaaaattctctgctcatgtcaaaagtgtcagctgcctcaaacgtactttaaaaatcataatcccataccaaatacatcattcaaagctctcatagtatcacaatggttctgaacaaatatgaacagttcacaaagtacagacaaaatacaatttcataagtgtgaagttacccaactgtgtaattgcataaacatgtgtcactgatgtagtaaaaaaatgtttatatctcagttaaatgatcagatagctgtgtaattctgtgttagagaaatatggtaccgatgtgtaaagttgtataagcaaataccatattagctagggctccttgtgcttgccacacacatggtacacaaagtaggcgtgtacccccctgaggattaatgtaattataccctcaggtgttacagattacagcaatgaaatgaaatgtatcactgaaaacctttgtatcattgtacttcaaatatctttaaaaataaatgttttaagtacaaaattaatcactcaaatgtgtgtcctgtagcgctaaatgtgcgtcttgctgtaagataattctgtggaagtgtcgtacttattgtcctccgaaagctaagttctgcagaagtcaatgtacttacctcatgataaacaaaagtgaaatgctttatgtatagatatcttagttattacgcttattgccatgatgaagaaagtactgtgctgaaacatattgttgtgctacggaaaaggcagtctcattgtagctataccacaaaagttactactaaaacatgttttactctccagaataaaacagaaaaatgtgcagatataaaacagaaacactgcaaaagcaacattgtaaattgtcactcattagtggcGTCGTGAaacaatcgtgtagctgtcacataaactaaccactgtgtcatctggtatctcactgaaagtacttttaaatccagaatatattttcaagtaaacccaaaacgttgcattaaaatctcattagcagtactggtaaatgttctaagtatgtaagccttatagttgttccataatcgtgcaactaacaagcaagaatgtacacacacaatgacactgtgacgtctgttcaccataacaatgcattcgtcatttctgtttaaataagttctcttggttcttgattggatatttaacttcaaacattgttgtatgttaacagattctaagtctgacaaagcatattagtaatgtgaagcgaaaaattttatggcaaagactaagttaaaaagcagattatctttcaataaacggttttacatttgaaatgttgtgtaaacctttactcttcctagtatgcagagtttcaacttcaacgcaattatcatgtggtatacgtcggattctgtaaggtctattgtaaactagaaagaatttgtgactcaagtgtttcttcttatgtgacaatgaatgagctttaatgagaactttctgaccaatatacaatttctttgaatttgctttaccgtgtagttttctccttttgtctgctgcagattttatatttttaagagccaaatcaattatgtctttgtgtcgaagtttacgtgtattcgggaaaggtgcaagctctctgattctgttcggtggttcttcattcttcagtacaagagtaggtggtaaagcagtggaatcatgaggcatttcattcagcacgttttgaaataagtgtaaatatctgtc
This window encodes:
- the LOC126481829 gene encoding glucose dehydrogenase [FAD, quinone]-like, which codes for MDVSCCQCAFEDTAFLAGTCGAGFALFMSMVEYVLRTRCDLADPCGRAGRDAPLVLPQLGDPPAVDFIVVGAGVAGPALAARLSERQNWTVLLLEAGPEEPTATQIPTFAVAAVNTVLDWNYTTEVQEQACLSTGGVCSWPRGKMVAGTGAMQGMMYTRGHRSIYDGWEAAGNEGWGYDDVLPYFIKAENNLEADEMDEGYHGTGGPLVVQRFASHPQIAETIVEAGIELGYRTGDLCGSNQTGVAIAQMMVKDSLRGSTPALYLRPAAASNPNLHVGINAHVTRVLIDPDTLTATGVEFLDENNNLHTVRANNEVILSAGAIGSPQLLMLSGVGPQADLEDVGITSLKNLSVGQNLHNHVSGYVAFYINNTSYESLTTEVLNEFVTNRTGPMSGTGLTQTTGFMLSKYATDGVPDLQIFFDGFNAACSRSGLAEECTSGEVNVDCGRRYIDARPTNIMPRSKGYMKLRSSNPLDYPLFYPNYLSEQIDVDILVEGIKLVINMTRTEAMQRWGFELDTTVTAGCEAYEFASDEYWACVVRYSTGAENHQGGTCKMGPATDDSAVVDPRFRVHGVAGLRVVDASVFPYIPNSNPISSIVMLAERAADFIKEDWPEESA